A portion of the Babylonia areolata isolate BAREFJ2019XMU chromosome 4, ASM4173473v1, whole genome shotgun sequence genome contains these proteins:
- the LOC143281262 gene encoding protein ARV1-like, producing MGIVSDKNPVYRCVQCGYPVRELYRDFKKGIIKISHCTKCGEVADKYIEYDSVIIFLDVLLLQRSAYRHILINTKFKGYVRFLLVLWLCDALTKLMQRRAGEASPRIQPDHVFYSALEWNFYQDYLLSAAESLVFFWTVIVLLAGKHFCRDRNLKNFECEAVLRALTLSSMGRLVMVGALVWGESYSAVGLALTRLFVAASNVQALRVVSKGTSLLQAGLAVLAGYVVVQVALLAFVSSGFPGSYSLASSIHVPPDFTAHWLDVFSR from the exons ATGGGTATTGTCAGTGACAAAAACCCGGTTTATCGGTGTGTCCAGTGCGGTTACCCAGTTCGTGAACTGTACAGAGATTTCAAAAAGGGGATCATCAAAATATCCCACTGT acAAAGTGTGGTGAAGTGGCAGACAAGTACATAGAGTATGACTCAGTCATCATCTTTTTGGATGTCCTTCTGCTGCAGAGATCTGCCTACAGACATATCCTGATCAATACTAAATTCAAG GGATATGTGCGGTTCTTACTGGTGCTGTGGCTGTGTGATGCCCTGACGAAACTGATGCAGAGGAGGGCTGGGGAGGCGTCCCCTCGGATACAACCCGACCATGTTTTCTACTCTGCTTTGGAGTGGAACTTCTATCAGGACTACCTTTTATCTGCTGCAG AGTCACTGGTGTTTTTTTGGACGGTTATCGTTCTTCTTGCTGGAAAGCACTTCTGCAGAGACAGAAACTTGAAGAATTTTGA gtgtgaagCAGTGCTGAGGGCACTCACCCTGTCCAGCATGGGGCGGCTGGTGATGGTGGGGGCGCTGGTGTGGGGGGAGTCGTACAGCGCCGTGGGTCTGGCCCTCACTCGCCTCTTTGTCGCCGCCTCCAACGTACAGGctctcagag TGGTGAGCAAGGGAACCAGCCTGTTACAGGCGGGACTGGCGGTCCTGGCAGGGTATGTGGTGGTACAGGTGGCGCTGCTGGCGTTCGTCAGTTCCGGCTTCCCTGGCAGCTACTCTCTGGCCTCCTCCATTCACGTGCCGCCTGACTTCACCGCTCACTGGTTGGACGTGTTCTCCAGGTGA